One window of the Pseudofrankia sp. DC12 genome contains the following:
- a CDS encoding DUF3488 and transglutaminase-like domain-containing protein: MTRPVTVRGPAPGRSAGRRAAPVARRGASRGQAVPTLVGALASLLCASSLRPLFDGFFWWFGPVLLAVLAVVGLAALGRALGLGPSATVVLSLAGLLLTLTVLCARSEAWLGFVPTRASFTHLLDLMSSGRADMSRLAAPVPSRPGLVVLTVLGAAFVALVVDLLVAAGRPTLAGLPLLGLFAVPAAVLPHGVGAGPFTLGVLGFLALLLLDGRTVVDRWGRLVTTRGEGRTQLWLGGLAGRVALGALVLAVLAPLALPSLDSHGLMHRNNGPTGNTGPIGTRTTVQWPMVTLQDRLHVNQQQPLLTVRSSGGTGSVQLRTVALEDYDAVRQSFNLRELSGNPKAPVSSRGLPGPPDGVDTRSVTATISIEPGYSEDFLPAPWIPASVRGLSSDWLLDKASQTIFNPKGSAAGSTYTVSAAEPVPSRQEQTAKGPVPADIDYDTKLPASLDPQVRQLALSITSGRTSDFDKVRAIQDYFRGGSFHYDLNGAPTGQDALHQFLFVTKTGYCEQFASAMTLLVRALGIPARVAVGFIGGERQSDGSVLIRGGDAHAWPEVWLPGTGWLAFEPTPRTDGVTVPSYAGGDDQPVTPPADAGSQTQQPTPDATGSQPASTDPGGSQTDQGSSAQSSGHSLGDLAQALQGGDLSQPRLSVRTSDPEAFRNVFLRETALDDFNGTNGFTEQALPASGDRPLDHGLPGPPAGVATTKLTATVSVHPGFHESELPVPAVATSVNGLAGSWQVHQSTGTIYAGPGTTAAGAVYTVQAQVPNPTPAQLAKAGPAPAALRADLALPADLDPRLRQQAETVTAQATTTYAKAEALLRYLTAAPFSYDVNAPVGTVSDLLFSTHTGFCNHYATAMAVLARTLKIPARVAEGYAYTPDVPQPDGSLLYKTGNWHAWTEVWLPGAGWVSFNPTPVGNLNLGTNTWKPDPGQKQLETGDQTGAAGSAGFGHGVLRVLPWVLIGLAGLALLATPAIARVVLRRRRLGGDPPRRGAGPTASPAASAAEASARVRAGWTELLDVATDLGIPLRLSDSPRMVTARLDRYLSAGPEANEDRVVAARAALTRLAWAEERVRYAPPGTSVGEAADTVAADVTTAVGALLSVAPRSRRLVAQMAPPSMLRRATRSGAYGAAERAWRRRPVRSAPPAQAEPEPGPSEPVAQA; this comes from the coding sequence ATGACCCGGCCGGTGACCGTCCGCGGGCCCGCGCCGGGCCGATCCGCGGGCCGGCGGGCCGCCCCGGTGGCCCGGCGCGGCGCGTCCCGCGGCCAGGCCGTCCCGACGCTGGTCGGAGCACTCGCGTCGTTGCTGTGCGCGAGCTCGCTGCGCCCGCTGTTCGACGGGTTCTTCTGGTGGTTCGGGCCGGTGTTGCTCGCGGTGCTCGCGGTCGTCGGGCTCGCGGCGCTCGGCCGCGCCCTGGGTCTCGGCCCGTCGGCCACCGTCGTGCTCAGCCTGGCCGGCCTGCTGCTGACGTTGACCGTGCTGTGCGCCCGGTCCGAGGCCTGGCTCGGCTTCGTGCCGACGCGTGCCAGCTTCACCCACCTGTTGGACCTGATGTCCAGCGGCCGCGCGGACATGTCCCGGCTGGCCGCGCCGGTGCCGAGCCGGCCCGGGCTGGTCGTGCTGACGGTGCTCGGCGCCGCGTTCGTCGCGCTGGTCGTCGACCTGCTGGTGGCCGCCGGCCGCCCGACCCTCGCCGGCCTGCCGCTGCTAGGCCTGTTCGCGGTCCCGGCGGCGGTGCTGCCGCACGGCGTCGGCGCCGGGCCGTTCACGCTCGGCGTGCTCGGTTTCCTCGCCCTGCTGCTGTTGGACGGCCGGACGGTCGTGGACCGCTGGGGCCGGCTGGTGACGACCCGCGGTGAGGGCAGGACTCAGCTGTGGCTAGGCGGTCTCGCGGGCCGGGTCGCCCTCGGCGCGCTGGTGCTCGCGGTGCTGGCACCGCTGGCGCTTCCCTCGCTGGACAGCCACGGGCTGATGCACCGCAACAACGGGCCCACCGGCAACACAGGCCCGATCGGCACCAGGACCACGGTGCAGTGGCCGATGGTGACGCTGCAGGACCGGCTGCACGTCAACCAGCAGCAGCCGCTGCTGACGGTTCGGTCCAGTGGGGGGACCGGATCGGTCCAGCTGCGGACGGTGGCGCTCGAGGACTACGACGCCGTCCGGCAGTCGTTCAACCTGCGGGAGCTGAGCGGCAACCCCAAGGCCCCGGTGTCCAGCCGTGGGCTGCCCGGCCCGCCGGACGGTGTGGACACACGCTCGGTGACCGCGACCATCTCGATCGAACCGGGCTACAGCGAGGACTTCCTGCCGGCCCCGTGGATCCCGGCCTCGGTGCGTGGCCTGAGCTCGGACTGGCTGCTCGACAAGGCCAGCCAGACGATCTTCAACCCGAAGGGCTCGGCCGCGGGCTCCACCTACACCGTCTCGGCGGCCGAGCCGGTGCCGAGCCGCCAGGAGCAGACGGCCAAGGGCCCGGTGCCGGCCGACATCGACTACGACACGAAGCTGCCCGCGAGCCTCGACCCGCAGGTCCGGCAGCTGGCGCTGTCGATCACCAGCGGCAGGACGAGCGACTTCGACAAGGTCCGCGCGATCCAGGACTACTTCCGCGGCGGGTCCTTCCACTACGACCTCAACGGCGCGCCGACCGGCCAGGACGCGCTCCACCAGTTCCTGTTCGTCACCAAGACCGGGTACTGCGAGCAGTTCGCCTCCGCGATGACGCTGCTCGTGCGCGCGCTCGGGATTCCCGCGCGGGTGGCCGTCGGCTTCATCGGCGGCGAGCGCCAGTCCGACGGCAGCGTCCTGATCCGCGGCGGGGACGCACACGCGTGGCCGGAGGTCTGGCTGCCCGGCACCGGATGGCTCGCGTTCGAGCCGACGCCGCGTACCGACGGCGTGACCGTCCCGTCCTACGCCGGCGGTGACGACCAGCCGGTCACGCCGCCGGCCGACGCGGGCAGCCAGACCCAGCAGCCGACGCCCGACGCGACCGGGAGCCAGCCGGCCAGCACCGACCCGGGTGGGTCCCAGACGGACCAGGGCAGCTCCGCGCAGTCCTCCGGGCACTCGCTGGGCGACCTCGCCCAGGCGTTGCAGGGTGGCGATCTGTCCCAACCACGACTGAGCGTGCGCACGTCGGACCCCGAGGCGTTCCGGAACGTCTTCCTGCGCGAGACGGCGTTGGACGACTTCAACGGCACGAACGGCTTCACCGAGCAGGCGCTGCCCGCGTCCGGCGACCGCCCGCTGGACCACGGCCTGCCCGGCCCACCCGCCGGCGTCGCGACCACGAAGCTGACCGCCACGGTCTCCGTGCACCCCGGCTTCCACGAGTCCGAGCTGCCGGTACCCGCGGTGGCGACGTCGGTGAACGGCCTCGCGGGCTCCTGGCAGGTCCACCAGTCGACCGGCACCATCTACGCGGGTCCGGGAACAACGGCTGCCGGCGCGGTCTACACGGTGCAGGCGCAGGTCCCGAACCCCACCCCGGCCCAGCTCGCCAAGGCCGGGCCGGCCCCTGCCGCGCTGCGGGCCGACCTGGCTCTGCCGGCCGACCTCGACCCGCGCCTCCGCCAACAGGCCGAGACGGTCACCGCGCAGGCGACCACGACGTACGCGAAGGCCGAAGCGCTGCTGCGCTACCTCACCGCCGCGCCGTTCAGCTATGACGTGAACGCCCCGGTGGGCACGGTCAGCGACCTGCTGTTCAGCACCCACACCGGCTTCTGCAACCACTACGCGACGGCGATGGCTGTCCTGGCCAGAACGCTGAAGATCCCGGCCCGCGTCGCGGAGGGCTACGCCTACACCCCCGATGTTCCGCAGCCGGACGGGTCGTTGCTGTACAAGACGGGCAACTGGCACGCGTGGACCGAGGTCTGGCTGCCCGGCGCCGGCTGGGTGTCCTTCAACCCGACCCCGGTGGGCAACCTCAACCTCGGCACGAACACCTGGAAGCCGGACCCCGGGCAGAAGCAGCTCGAGACCGGCGACCAGACCGGTGCGGCGGGATCGGCCGGGTTTGGTCACGGCGTGCTCCGCGTCCTGCCATGGGTGCTGATCGGGCTGGCCGGGCTGGCCCTGCTCGCGACGCCGGCGATCGCCCGGGTCGTCCTGCGCCGCCGCCGGCTGGGCGGCGACCCGCCACGCCGAGGGGCCGGTCCCACGGCGTCGCCGGCCGCCAGCGCCGCGGAGGCCAGCGCGCGGGTGCGGGCCGGCTGGACGGAGCTTCTCGACGTGGCGACGGACCTCGGCATCCCGCTGCGGCTCAGCGACTCGCCCCGGATGGTGACCGCCAGGCTGGACCGCTACCTGTCGGCCGGACCGGAGGCGAACGAGGACCGGGTCGTGGCAGCGCGAGCGGCGCTCACCCGGCTGGCGTGGGCCGAAGAACGGGTCCGTTACGCCCCGCCCGGCACCTCGGTCGGGGAGGCCGCGGACACCGTGGCGGCGGACGTGACGACCGCCGTCGGCGCGCTGCTGTCCGTCGCCCCGCGCAGCCGCCGGCTTGTCGCCCAGATGGCGCCACCGTCCATGCTGCGCCGGGCGACCCGGTCCGGGGCGTACGGCGCGGCCGAGCGGGCCTGGCGACGCCGGCCGGTCCGGTCCGCTCCCCCGGCGCAGGCCGAACCCGAGCCAGGGCCGAGTGAGCCCGTGGCGCAGGCGTAG
- a CDS encoding DUF58 domain-containing protein — protein MRDLAAALRGLTTRGRSFLAAGGACAVSAIVLGEQDLLRVALLLMLLPVSAALFVSRTRYRLACTRRIEPPRVTAGQAAQVRVRLDNMSRLPSSVLLVEDNLPDGLAAPARFVVDRIEPGGTRDLSYEIRAGLRGRYQLGPMSIRLADPFGFCELTRAFRSRDDLVVTPAIEQLPGARSLPQAAASVLRRSALKGDDEATTRPYRSGDDLRRVHWRTTAKTGELMVRREDTPRLGGATLLLDDHLGSWGHHVGPASPFEWAVSAVGSIGTHLARSGYGVRLVTHRGLAAAVPARNPGPLLDELAVITQVTEADPRPAYAAVAGGDGGMLVMVLGRTSPEVARRLGAMRPRNAPAIAVLVDLGRWGAEPRASADLAGCELALSRAGWRVLISGLGSRIADDWPRLSGPAARFARVPAPGAVASSPTGHPDAAPPLGAAEAPGLGLPR, from the coding sequence GTGCGCGACCTCGCCGCCGCCCTGCGCGGCCTGACCACCCGGGGACGGTCCTTCCTGGCCGCCGGCGGCGCCTGTGCCGTCTCGGCCATCGTGCTGGGCGAGCAGGACCTGCTCCGGGTGGCGCTGCTGCTGATGCTGCTGCCAGTGTCCGCCGCGCTGTTCGTCTCCAGGACCCGCTACCGGCTGGCCTGCACCCGCCGGATCGAGCCGCCCCGGGTCACCGCGGGCCAGGCCGCCCAGGTGCGGGTCCGGCTGGACAACATGTCGCGGCTGCCGTCGTCGGTGCTGCTCGTGGAGGACAACCTGCCGGACGGTCTCGCCGCGCCGGCCCGGTTCGTGGTGGACCGGATCGAGCCGGGCGGGACCCGCGACCTGTCCTACGAGATCCGCGCCGGGCTGCGCGGGCGCTACCAGCTCGGCCCGATGTCGATCCGGCTCGCCGACCCGTTCGGCTTCTGCGAGCTGACCCGGGCCTTCCGCAGCCGCGACGACCTGGTGGTGACGCCGGCGATCGAACAGCTGCCAGGTGCCCGGTCGCTGCCGCAGGCCGCCGCGTCGGTACTGCGCCGGTCGGCGCTGAAGGGCGACGACGAGGCGACGACGCGGCCCTACCGGTCCGGCGACGACCTGCGCCGGGTGCACTGGCGGACCACCGCGAAGACCGGCGAGCTGATGGTGCGCAGGGAGGACACCCCGCGCCTCGGTGGCGCGACCCTGCTGCTCGACGACCATCTCGGCTCCTGGGGCCACCACGTGGGGCCGGCGTCGCCGTTCGAGTGGGCGGTCAGCGCCGTCGGCTCGATCGGCACGCACCTGGCCCGCAGCGGTTACGGGGTCCGCCTCGTCACCCACCGCGGGCTCGCGGCCGCGGTCCCGGCCCGCAACCCAGGGCCGCTGCTGGACGAGCTCGCCGTCATCACCCAGGTGACGGAGGCAGACCCGCGCCCGGCGTACGCCGCCGTGGCCGGTGGCGACGGCGGCATGCTCGTCATGGTCCTCGGCCGGACCTCGCCGGAGGTGGCGCGCCGGCTCGGCGCGATGCGCCCGCGCAACGCGCCCGCCATCGCGGTGCTCGTCGACCTGGGCCGCTGGGGCGCCGAGCCCAGGGCCAGCGCCGACCTGGCCGGCTGCGAGCTGGCCCTCTCCCGGGCCGGCTGGCGGGTCCTGATCTCGGGGCTCGGCAGCCGGATCGCCGACGACTGGCCCCGGCTGTCCGGCCCGGCCGCCCGGTTCGCCCGCGTGCCCGCGCCTGGTGCCGTGGCCTCCTCCCCCACCGGGCACCCCGACGCCGCGCCGCCGTTGGGCGCCGCCGAGGCACCCGGTCTGGGGCTGCCCCGATGA
- a CDS encoding MoxR family ATPase produces MATEPGILHWRDPAGDVGQLTDVADRILRSVGAVIDGKPEAIRTALAVLLTEGHLLIEDVPGVGKTMLAKALARSIDARVRRIQFTPDLLPGDVTGVSVYNQGTRDFEFRPGPVFANIVVGDEINRAEPKAQSALLECMEEHQVTVDGITYRLESPFMVIATQNPVEMEGTRPLPEAQRDRFTARISMGYPSPAAEFAMLESHGTADPLDDVVPVTSASEIVKMISLVRTVHVSDEVRQYIVELVGATRRHPEVSLGASPRAALHLIRTARAAAALDRRNFVLPDDVQALLVPVIAHRLLLQPEVALSGEPVIDITARLLTDIIARTPIPRPGSAPRPQQRRGR; encoded by the coding sequence GTGGCGACGGAGCCCGGAATACTGCACTGGCGTGACCCCGCCGGCGATGTCGGCCAGCTGACCGATGTCGCCGATCGAATCCTGCGATCCGTGGGAGCCGTCATCGACGGCAAGCCGGAGGCGATCAGGACCGCGCTGGCCGTGCTGCTGACCGAGGGCCACCTGCTCATCGAGGACGTGCCCGGTGTCGGCAAGACGATGCTGGCGAAGGCGCTGGCCCGGTCGATCGACGCCCGGGTGCGCCGTATCCAGTTCACCCCTGATCTGCTGCCCGGTGACGTCACCGGCGTGAGCGTCTACAACCAGGGCACCCGCGACTTCGAGTTCCGGCCAGGCCCGGTCTTCGCGAACATCGTCGTCGGCGACGAGATCAACCGCGCCGAGCCGAAGGCGCAGTCCGCCCTGCTGGAGTGCATGGAGGAGCACCAGGTCACCGTCGACGGCATCACCTACCGGCTGGAGTCGCCGTTCATGGTGATCGCGACCCAGAACCCGGTGGAGATGGAGGGCACCCGCCCGCTCCCCGAGGCGCAGCGCGACCGGTTCACCGCTCGCATCTCGATGGGATACCCGTCGCCGGCGGCCGAGTTCGCGATGCTCGAGAGCCACGGCACCGCCGACCCGCTGGACGACGTCGTCCCGGTCACGTCCGCCTCCGAGATCGTGAAGATGATCTCGCTCGTCCGGACGGTGCACGTCTCCGACGAGGTCCGGCAGTACATCGTCGAACTGGTCGGCGCCACCCGCCGCCACCCCGAGGTCTCGCTGGGCGCGTCACCCCGGGCGGCGCTGCACCTGATCCGCACCGCTCGCGCCGCGGCGGCCCTCGACCGGCGCAACTTCGTGCTGCCGGACGACGTGCAGGCGCTGCTGGTACCCGTGATCGCCCACCGGCTGCTGCTGCAGCCCGAGGTGGCACTGTCCGGCGAGCCGGTCATCGACATCACCGCCCGGCTGCTGACCGACATCATCGCCCGCACCCCGATTCCCCGACCCGGCTCGGCCCCCCGGCCACAGCAGCGTCGCGGCCGCTGA
- the mraZ gene encoding division/cell wall cluster transcriptional repressor MraZ — translation MFLGSHSPRLDDKGRLTLPAKFREELEGGLVITKGQERCLYVFPMAEFSRISESLRTAPVTAKSLRDYSRVFFSSANDDVPDKQGRITIPPALREYAGLTRDCIVNGANTRVEIWDTGRWAAYLTEQEESFAELSEEVLPGVI, via the coding sequence GTGTTTCTCGGTAGCCACTCGCCACGCCTGGATGACAAGGGCCGGCTCACGCTGCCCGCGAAGTTCCGCGAGGAGCTGGAAGGAGGACTCGTGATTACCAAAGGACAAGAACGCTGCCTTTACGTGTTTCCGATGGCCGAGTTCTCCAGAATCAGCGAGTCGCTGCGCACCGCGCCGGTAACGGCGAAGTCGCTGCGCGACTACAGCCGAGTCTTCTTCTCGTCGGCCAACGATGACGTTCCCGACAAGCAGGGCCGCATCACGATCCCGCCGGCGCTGCGCGAGTACGCGGGGCTGACCAGGGACTGCATCGTCAACGGCGCGAACACCCGGGTCGAGATCTGGGATACCGGGCGCTGGGCGGCCTATCTGACCGAGCAGGAGGAGAGCTTCGCGGAGCTGTCCGAGGAGGTGCTGCCCGGCGTCATCTAG
- a CDS encoding penicillin-binding protein 2 produces the protein MSSTLLPPDRRAPSRLRVVTEGSRTGSARAGRPTRGDRARRDPARTVARGGPPRRPGGRPPRRRTGRALASSRRRLRIGVVVMTLLLFALGARLTQLQGFSAANYARQGERQRTQVVNLPAVRGEITDRDGATLAEDVDARAIYADPTLVDNRPATAAKLSPLVGLPAATIEQKLANRSRFVYIARGLAPDVGNRVEALELKGVGVLPERRRIYPNGTVASNVVGYTRFGAKDLLQGNGGIELAYDSVLRGQDGTRRLQTDPAGREIPSAPSSEKAPVEGKDLRLTLDRDIQWDAQQAIAAGVAQTQADAGTIVIMNPGTGDILAMADSPDFDPNNVGQANPAALGNRATGYAYEPGSVNKIITMAAALDRGEITDTTPVTVPADIRRGGVTIRDAEPHGTLQLTAAGVLAHSSNIGAVLISEKVGSAGLEATMRAFGLGRPTGLDFPGESGGQLASSSTWSASQAATVSYGQGMSATALQMATVYATIANGGVRMTPRLVDAVGSSSGAMVPTPRAPGVRVVSARTASTLSDMLEQVTTSNGTGPAAAVPGYRVAGKTGTAYRIDPSCGCYYGKDGLSYVSSFIGFAPADHPRVVIAVVLDNPKTSYFGGTSAAPVFQKVMTFALATLGVPPSGAAAPRLPLAQPGVADQPDILGPGDVPVSPATATPAGGGQTATTTGAVSTPAAQPGTTRAPPAAG, from the coding sequence GTGAGCTCGACGCTCCTCCCACCGGACCGCCGCGCGCCCTCGCGGCTGCGGGTGGTGACGGAGGGCTCGCGAACGGGCTCGGCGCGGGCCGGCCGCCCGACCCGCGGCGACCGGGCCCGGCGGGACCCAGCCCGAACCGTCGCGCGGGGCGGCCCGCCCCGCCGGCCCGGTGGCCGGCCGCCGCGCCGGCGCACCGGCCGGGCGCTGGCCAGCTCCCGGCGCCGGCTGCGGATCGGCGTCGTCGTCATGACGCTGCTGCTGTTCGCGCTCGGGGCCCGGCTCACCCAGCTCCAGGGGTTCTCCGCGGCGAACTACGCCCGCCAGGGCGAGCGGCAGCGCACCCAGGTCGTCAACCTGCCGGCGGTCCGGGGTGAGATCACCGACCGGGACGGCGCGACGCTCGCCGAGGACGTCGACGCGAGGGCCATCTACGCGGACCCGACCCTGGTGGACAACCGGCCGGCCACCGCCGCGAAGCTCAGCCCGCTGGTCGGCCTCCCGGCGGCGACGATCGAGCAGAAGCTGGCCAACCGCAGCCGGTTCGTCTACATCGCGCGCGGGCTGGCCCCGGATGTCGGCAACCGGGTCGAGGCGCTGGAGCTCAAGGGCGTCGGGGTCCTCCCGGAACGCCGCCGGATCTACCCGAACGGGACCGTCGCCTCGAACGTCGTCGGGTACACCAGGTTCGGCGCCAAGGACCTGCTGCAGGGCAACGGCGGCATCGAGCTGGCCTACGACAGCGTGCTGCGCGGCCAGGACGGCACCCGCCGGCTGCAGACGGACCCGGCCGGCCGGGAGATCCCGTCCGCGCCCAGCAGCGAGAAGGCCCCGGTCGAGGGCAAGGACCTGCGCCTGACCCTCGACCGGGACATCCAGTGGGATGCCCAGCAGGCCATCGCGGCCGGCGTCGCGCAGACCCAGGCGGACGCCGGCACGATCGTGATCATGAACCCGGGCACCGGGGACATCCTCGCGATGGCCGACTCACCCGACTTCGACCCGAACAACGTCGGGCAGGCCAATCCGGCCGCGCTCGGCAACCGTGCCACCGGCTACGCCTACGAGCCGGGCAGCGTCAACAAGATCATCACGATGGCGGCGGCCCTGGACCGCGGCGAGATCACCGACACCACCCCGGTCACCGTGCCCGCGGACATCCGCCGTGGCGGGGTCACCATCCGAGACGCGGAGCCCCACGGGACCCTGCAGCTCACTGCCGCCGGGGTGCTCGCCCACTCCAGCAACATCGGCGCGGTGCTGATCTCGGAGAAGGTCGGCTCGGCTGGCCTGGAGGCGACGATGCGTGCCTTCGGCCTCGGCCGGCCGACCGGGCTCGACTTCCCGGGCGAGAGCGGCGGCCAGCTCGCGAGCTCGTCGACCTGGTCGGCCTCCCAGGCGGCGACGGTTTCGTACGGCCAGGGCATGAGCGCCACGGCGCTGCAGATGGCCACCGTCTACGCGACCATCGCCAATGGCGGGGTCCGGATGACGCCGCGGCTGGTCGACGCGGTCGGGTCGAGCTCCGGCGCGATGGTCCCGACACCGCGGGCGCCCGGCGTCCGGGTGGTCAGTGCCCGGACCGCGAGCACCCTGTCCGACATGCTCGAGCAGGTCACCACCTCGAACGGCACCGGCCCCGCCGCCGCCGTCCCGGGCTACCGGGTCGCCGGCAAGACCGGCACCGCGTACCGGATCGACCCGTCGTGCGGCTGCTACTACGGCAAGGACGGACTGAGCTACGTCTCGTCCTTCATCGGTTTCGCCCCGGCCGACCACCCGCGGGTCGTCATCGCCGTCGTCCTGGACAACCCGAAGACCTCCTACTTCGGCGGCACGTCGGCGGCGCCGGTCTTCCAGAAGGTGATGACCTTCGCCCTCGCCACGCTGGGCGTGCCGCCGTCGGGTGCCGCGGCGCCGCGGCTGCCGCTGGCTCAGCCCGGCGTCGCCGACCAGCCGGACATCCTCGGCCCGGGCGACGTGCCGGTCAGCCCGGCCACGGCGACGCCAGCCGGCGGCGGCCAGACCGCCACGACAACGGGCGCGGTGAGCACACCGGCGGCCCAGCCGGGCACCACCCGCGCGCCACCGGCGGCCGGGTGA